CCCTCTCCCAGCTGATCCAAGACGATTTTGGGTCGGCTTATGACATCATGAATTATCATCCCTTGGATAACCCTCATTTTGTTGTCATTCTATAAATAGAAAATACAATTTGAAAAATGCTTTTACAGTTCTGTCACAAAGCGGTTTTTTAAGAAAAGGAATCAATTAAGATAAGATTAGGCTTACAGTTAATACCACTGCCAGGCCACAATCAGACAAGAAATTTGCACATTCTTCTTGGTCAAGTGTCGCCACATCTTTGGCCTGAGCAACCTGTAAGTTGATAAAAACTATGGGTCAATCCTTGCATTTCTGTTAGGACATGCATGTCAATCTGTTGAACATACATCTGTGCACTTATGGTCCTGTGGGACTCAGGTTGGTGCATGTAGATTATGATACATGAATATAGCCGCTAGGATGTCAAGCACATTCGTTCTATTTATGTGCTATACCTCAGTAGAAGCTGTTGACACATCAGTAGTTGGATCAGAAATTATTTGGAATTTTGTTAATGTAGGAGAATCAATCTGGTACATATGGCTGAGCAGACAGTcatgaaaagagaattttttaagtttgtttttacaTTCGACCAAATATAATGATTTATTCATCGCATACAGTGAACTAAAAATAGCAAGTATGCTGTTACATTTGAGCACATCATTAAACTGTACATTTATACAATACCTTGTCAATGAAATCTTTCACAGATGCAGAACAGTCTCCATAATTGAGCATCATCATTGCCGCGTCAACATCACCTGTTGCTATGTACTGATACATTGAAGGGCTAAAGACTGGAAACCCTGGCCCGCCTTGCAAAATGCTGTGCACTATTATTGTCCCAATGTATTTCATCATACCAGAAGCAACAATATCAGCATTGTAAACAGGATGCTTGTAACTGTCACCATGGAAGAACATGTTACATATGACTTGGAGAAGTTGGCTAAAAAAGTGTCTGGTTACTCCTCCTGTGTCCACAGCAGGCTGCCCTGTGTAAAGGACTCGTAAGGGCTTGCTAGGATCAAAGCTGGGATCTTTATAGTATACCATGGCATCACTAAAGATATCTTCTTCATCAACTCTGAGCTTTTGTTTCTGTGTACTCAAACCTTTCTGAAGCTCCTTCAACACTGCCTCCAAGGAATCAGCTTTAGCTGGAAAAGCAGGCTTTAAAAGTTCTGCATCAGCATCCTCATCTAAGTCAATTTCATCAGGAAGATTTTGGGAGGAGAGGGAAAGAGCAGCACGACTAACACTCCCATGGCAGGTTAAGGCACGTTGCAGCAAGCTGCTGCTTTTTTCCGGAAACATCTCTCTTAATTGGTCTAACTCTTCCTGGTGTACATGTATTGCACTGCTAGATGCTGTTGCACTGCTTGATGGGCCAGCAGCAACTTCCACTTGAACTGGGTCTGGACTCTGGGGAGGACTGTCAATGTCGCTAGCAAGGTTGCCAGAGATATCATGCGCTGGTCGAATGTATATGCTTCCTTGCCCAGCAAGGCTAAGAACACGGGAAGATGAGAAATACACACCTGTAGCTAACTTTGGTGTGATTATTTGGCCATAGCACGACTTCACAAATTCAAAGTCTGTTTCTTTAAGAGCTGGGAATACCTCTCTTATTTGAGCTCTCAGATCTTCCTCCTGTAGAGACTTATCTACTGGAAATGCATGAACAACAAAACCGTTGTTTTCCAATTGACATCGTGTCTGGTGCGTGGGAACTGATTTCGTGTCAGGAGAAGGAAGAAGAACTACATCTTTATGCACtatatctttctttgtttttttggagGGAGGCCGTTTACCTTTACTAGATTTGCTTTCAGAAGATTTTCCACCAAATGATCTCTTACCAATAGTCGGAAATAAATTTCTTAACTGAGTGCTGACTGGTGTGCTTTCCATATTTACATTTCCTGTCTGACTTGATGGTGTTCGCGTCGACAACACTCCCGTTTCATGATGTCTCTGACTCAACATTCGTTGCTCAATAGGCTGCACATTACCATCATTAAAATTGTCCACTAGTGACCTTGCCTGGCGAGCGATATTTAATAATGCCTCTCGAAAACCTTCGCTACTTTCCGCCATTGCTGCCCTATTgcaattttcaaaatggcggcctaTTTTGGCCGATAGGGATCTGGGTAGCGGCATTGCTTAAAGCGCGCGGTACATCATACCATACGAAATGAAAAGTTGAGcatgctaatttttttcagagaaCACTGCAAATTTAGGGGTTGAAAACAGgctgtatttatttattgcgGGCTATTTATCTGGAGTTTAGCACGATTATATGACAATGGCCATATAGAACAGAAGTAGATACACCATATTTATTTGGAGTTTAGCATGTTTATATGACAATGAGCATATCAAACTGGAGTTTAGCACATATATCAAAGGTTTGCAATAATGTCCAGTATGGCGCCCCATATTCTTCCGCATCCAAGGCACTTAAGAGACTTGGCTGGAAGCCTTTATTAATGCGTACAATGGAACATCAAGCTATTTTTATGTACAAGTTACTTTACAATCATTTTTGCTGCTCGATCCCAGTTTCATTTAACTGTGATTTTCATGATTATTATACACGGTCAAGAAATGACATTCGCAAATCCAGTGCCACAAGACGCTGGGGTCACTGGTCTTCAGTTAATTTGAATTCCAATATTTGGAACCGTGTAGACGCTTCCTTGAGGGAAGCAGAGAcactttcttcttttaattGTGGCCTGTCTAAAGCAATTTTGTGATATGTATATGTACACCTATATGTATTTAAtcaaatatatatgtatatgtgaattttttttcatttatcatttttttcatagTCTTGCATTTTTTGACTAGTGTTAAGTCTTTGCCAAGTTTTCTTTTGAGGACCTAACTGTAAACCACTTCTTGTGGCGTTGGCATTCTTCATTAAAGattgtttttttcataatttgcataaaatgcAGGATTCTTGCGACCTGTGCAATTTGACTACAGGTCCTGTGGTCAAATTGCATGCAAACACCTTAACTTCAAACTGATTCCAAATGATAATTCAGTATTCACTAGATAATGTAAGTGGTTTGTCTCGTTTACGTATTCAGTTTATCTCTCAAAAAAATGATAGCGACAATGAGCACTAAATAGAGTTTGACATTTCATGTGGCATAACCGAGGCCAAAAACATGAAGACtgtatttttctaaacattatcgtctaaaaatccaaaaattttgtaaaaatctCATTTGACTctgaaaatcataaaaaaactGGATTTTTGTATCTAGGCCTAGAACAAGCAAAGTCTGCACGAAACGTATCTGGGTCCAGCATAAAGAATTTTAAGTCTATTCTACAGTCATTCCGTCTTTAACCTTTTTAATTAATATTGAAACGGAGTGTGCTGCATGACAAAAACGACGATTCATAAATTAAAAGCATGGAAAACCGTAGCAAAAAGGTATAAACACTTATTATGACAAAATAGCGACGTAAACAATCGAAACAAACTTTCAAAGCAAAGGTAGGACATAAACTTATAGTAGTTAAATTGCAGTTAAGATCACTCTTCAAAGTCTATATGACGCTTGCTGAGGGAATGAAAGTCATCATCGCGCGAAAATCATATGCATACGTTCAGTCAATAGAGTTCTAGATTTTCTCACTGAGCACATGAGTCTGAATATTTAAAGTGCACACCAAACCCAGGGCTTCTAAAGGGCATTTCAAGTCCCTCCAATACGATAAGGATGCTACTGTAGGTGCTTTTATCTTGTGTCCGTTGTAGCGCTCCTTCCCccatacagaaaaaaaataataaccaaATGAAAGAACGATTTGCTGAAAGTGGAGCCGATGTAAAGTTTCATTGTGGTGCATCCAGCCCTATCATGGAAATACCAAACAAAACTACCCATTAATAGCTTCTTTCCATTTGATCCTTCCTATCTAGCGTTATTAAAGGCCTGCTTACATGAGGTGAGCCAGCCCGGTTTGCTGGGCTGGCCTGCTTGACCAGGCTGGCTCGGCTCATACCGTGTTTCCTCATAAAATTTACgttgtgtttatatgagaaGAAGGGCTGGCCTGCTTACCGAGATCCCGGTTGCTCGAGTCAAGATCTCGGCAAGCGGGCCATCCGCCCTCTTATTTAAACACAACGACAATTTTAAGAGGAAATAAGGCATGAGCCGAGCCAGCCTGGTAAAGCCTGCCAGCCCGGCTAGGCTGGCTCACCTCATTTAAAAAGGCCCTAAGTTACGTGTGGTTGTTTATGTCTTTTCAGGCAGCTGAAAAGGCCCTGAAAGCCTTGCAATATAAAGTGGATGCAAACCAGAAGACGAATGACCACAATTTGTGTCAAAATTGCTGTGATATCAATGACCATAGATTAACCGAGTTGGCAGTTGAACTGGAATGTGTTGTGGTAAATTCAGCACACATGCGATATCCTGACACCATGTCATACCCCAAGATACCAAATGACGTGTATACAGCACAAAAGGCAGAGAAGGCCCTGAGCTTAGCAAGAAATATTGTGGAGAGAGTGAAAGTCAAATTGACTTAATTAAGGTAATTTAACTCTCATATATTAAAGCGTCTTTGTAGTTTAGAAATGAGACAAAATGGCTTCAAGTACCGGTATGTAGTTGACGGCGCGAATGGGAGACGTGATGAAACCAACACCAGCTGATGTTATGAACCCACCTACACTGTTGGGGAAGTGGTCATATTCGAGATTCGTTCTTAGTTCTTACCATTTGCTATAAGCAATAGGCCCCTTGCAACTaaccattcacgtggtacaaaaccgccgtgctgAAGAACAGGTGACGTCTGGGACAggccaaacaaaaaaacttacattatttAAGGTTACCAGATACCTTCTAGGGTGTCTCACGCGCAAGCAATGTAGCGCGTTCCGGTTAAACTGCAGAAACCTAAAAACCCATGTCAAAATAAAGCTTATCAAACTAGCTTTCTTAATAAACCAacagttttgagaaaaaaatgcgAACGTCCGAATCAGCTTTTTCGAAAGCTAAAACTCACagcaatgtttattttttactaaTTTGATTAGTTCTAGTCTCTTGGAAGTCAAAGCCCTAAAAAAGACGTTTCGGGGTTTTTCCATTTGCGATCAAAAGTTACAGAACAAATTGGAAATAGCGCTAAAAAGAAGCTGGATGATCGTGCAAAAATGCCTGTCAGCAAAACGgttttaagaaacaaaaatttgccCGACAGGTTTTTGTTGCTTACACATAGAAGTAACCATCCCCAAAATTCTAGGACAATCGAACACAGTAATGTAAGAGCTGCTCGTGAGGTTTTTCCtcattggtcgcagaaaacaataacacctcattgtttattattatttcgcaTTGTTTCACGATTAGGGTATCGGAGAGCTGCTACATGAACCCATCGAACAAATTCCCTCGGAGTTATAGCTTCTTAAAGTGTCCCCCTCTGAGCAGAAAGTATAAGTCGAGAAAAAGGCGATTAAAAAATCCCTCGCTTCGTAAAAAAACCCCGCCCACAAATACTTCTCAGGAATCTGGGCCAATCAGCGCTTGGGTAAGACAACAACCGCTCAATTTTCGcggactttttattttttaaacagctTCGTGTTTCGACTTTCGAGCCACGTTTGCGTAGGGATCAATATTGaaatcaacttttatttttcacggcTGTGGAAATGAAAGACCACAAATGTAGCCACCGCTAGGTTGAAAACCAAACCGGCCGatagaaggaaaagaagaaaagacagTCCGGCGGCTTCTACTGAGCCCGGACTATTAACAAAGAAAGAGGATGAGATAATTTAACAGCAATGCAACTCATTGGGTAACCggtagttttcttttgtttcaggtCTTGTTTAgcttaagtttttcttttactaCATTCATTTGGCAAATAACTGAGACAATTAAAACTTATTTATGATTTTTATGTAGGCTGACTCTGACTACTTTTAGTAAACATGAAGCG
The sequence above is a segment of the Porites lutea chromosome 3, jaPorLute2.1, whole genome shotgun sequence genome. Coding sequences within it:
- the LOC140930898 gene encoding G2/M phase-specific E3 ubiquitin-protein ligase-like isoform X1 — its product is MFPEKSSSLLQRALTCHGSVSRAALSLSSQNLPDEIDLDEDADAELLKPAFPAKADSLEAVLKELQKGLSTQKQKLRVDEEDIFSDAMVYYKDPSFDPSKPLRVLYTGQPAVDTGGVTRHFFSQLLQVICNMFFHGDSYKHPVYNADIVASGMMKYIGTIIVHSILQGGPGFPVFSPSMYQYIATGDVDAAMMMLNYGDCSASVKDFIDKVAQAKDVATLDQEECANFLSDCGLAVVLTNDNKMRVIQGMIIHDVISRPKIVLDQLGEGLAVLGFRAKMREYPEMFEELFVPSNKSRLTSTQLVDMLEFPAEICENDRIVANYLKQFLHNAEVEMLENFVFFATGSTSLPTFGLAKIKIKFDNTPSIFASTCLLSLTLPNHFESEEAFSSSLKAVIASSARKSFNCV
- the LOC140930898 gene encoding G2/M phase-specific E3 ubiquitin-protein ligase-like isoform X2, producing MFPEKSSSLLQRALTCHGSVSRAALSLSSQNLPDEIDLDEDADAELLKPAFPAKADSLEAVLKELQKGLSTQKQKLRVDEEDIFSDAMVYYKDPSFDPSKPLRVLYTGQPAVDTGGVTRHFFSQLLQVICNMFFHGDSYKHPVYNADIVASGMMKYIGTIIVHSILQGGPGFPVFSPSMYQYIATGDVDAAMMMLNYGDCSASVKDFIDKNDNKMRVIQGMIIHDVISRPKIVLDQLGEGLAVLGFRAKMREYPEMFEELFVPSNKSRLTSTQLVDMLEFPAEICENDRIVANYLKQFLHNAEVEMLENFVFFATGSTSLPTFGLAKIKIKFDNTPSIFASTCLLSLTLPNHFESEEAFSSSLKAVIASSARKSFNCV